A single Acetivibrio cellulolyticus CD2 DNA region contains:
- a CDS encoding metallophosphoesterase, protein MLKKKSIIIITIIVGFIVFCIVQNNLIGVSNFEIESSKISRQVRIVHLSDLHDKQFGKGNKILIDKVKQQEPDIIVFTGDLVNWNTKDFTASVNTLSELNKFAQVYFIPGNHEYRSGKSESIFKMLRKVDIEVLNCATKYIIANGEKIDIIGLDKSIARVKTAEKKLIEFEKSSNFKIVLSHFPEDFSRYYCNYNVDLVLSGHAHGGQFDIPFIGGVYAPGQGFFPKYYKGVYSENGVKLVVSRGLGNSKIPLRIFNNPEIVVIDIKPSK, encoded by the coding sequence ATGTTAAAGAAAAAAAGCATAATTATAATTACTATAATAGTCGGATTTATTGTGTTTTGCATTGTCCAAAACAACTTAATAGGGGTTTCAAATTTTGAAATTGAGTCATCGAAAATCTCGAGACAGGTTAGAATAGTTCATTTGTCTGATTTACATGATAAACAATTTGGAAAAGGTAATAAAATATTAATTGATAAAGTAAAGCAGCAAGAGCCTGATATCATAGTGTTTACTGGAGACTTGGTCAACTGGAATACTAAGGATTTTACAGCAAGTGTTAACACGTTAAGTGAATTGAATAAATTTGCACAGGTTTATTTTATTCCTGGAAATCATGAATATAGATCTGGAAAATCTGAGTCAATATTTAAGATGTTAAGAAAGGTAGACATTGAAGTTTTAAATTGTGCTACTAAATACATAATAGCTAACGGTGAGAAAATTGATATAATTGGATTGGATAAATCAATTGCCCGTGTTAAAACTGCAGAAAAGAAGCTAATAGAGTTTGAAAAGAGCAGTAATTTTAAGATTGTTCTCTCTCATTTTCCTGAAGATTTCTCGAGATATTATTGTAACTATAACGTTGACTTGGTTTTGTCCGGTCATGCACATGGCGGTCAATTCGATATTCCTTTTATAGGCGGTGTATATGCGCCTGGTCAGGGGTTTTTCCCTAAATATTATAAAGGTGTTTATTCAGAAAATGGCGTTAAATTAGTTGTGAGCAGAGGTTTGGGGAATAGTAAGATTCCGCTGAGAATATTTAATAATCCCGAAATAGTTGTCATAGATATAAAACCTTCCAAATGA
- a CDS encoding cytidine deaminase family protein, whose protein sequence is MEKDIWQELYDKAREVLNPRTISPFIMAGGVASAILSRNGNIYVGVCIDTASTLGMCAERNAIANMITHGESQIDKVVAVMEDGSVGSPCGACREYMMQLDKDSSEIEILVDLRERKTVKLKELIPDWWGKSQF, encoded by the coding sequence ATGGAAAAGGATATTTGGCAGGAATTGTACGATAAAGCAAGGGAAGTTCTCAATCCAAGAACTATTTCACCATTTATTATGGCGGGTGGAGTTGCAAGTGCTATTCTTAGCAGGAATGGAAATATTTATGTGGGAGTTTGCATTGATACAGCTTCAACATTAGGAATGTGTGCCGAACGAAATGCCATTGCCAATATGATAACACATGGTGAAAGTCAGATAGACAAAGTAGTGGCTGTTATGGAAGACGGAAGTGTAGGGTCTCCATGCGGAGCATGCAGAGAATATATGATGCAATTGGATAAAGACAGTTCTGAAATAGAAATTCTTGTTGATCTCAGAGAGAGGAAAACAGTCAAGCTGAAAGAATTAATTCCCGATTGGTGGGGAAAATCTCAATTCTAA
- a CDS encoding alpha/beta fold hydrolase: MIFKEFGNKNMPTIVFIHGGGLSWWSWKRHIEALKNDYFIVAPIIDGHGEAGDTTFISIQKSAEQVIEYIKKSCNGKVFLLAGLSIGAQIVVEVLSREFSIAENAVIESALVYPIKSTTALTVPMFNLCYGLIKRRWFAKLQAKSLKIPDDLFDEYFKDSLKISKESLINISLSNGNYSIPSTACNIKSKTLIIVGEKELSIMKKSASLLHDTIKGSSLKVIEKAGHGEFSLVQTDKYISLLRQF, from the coding sequence ATGATTTTTAAGGAATTTGGAAATAAAAATATGCCAACCATTGTTTTTATACATGGGGGCGGCTTGTCATGGTGGTCATGGAAACGACACATTGAGGCATTGAAAAATGATTACTTTATAGTCGCACCAATTATTGATGGGCATGGAGAGGCTGGAGATACTACTTTTATAAGTATACAAAAATCGGCAGAACAAGTTATTGAATATATAAAAAAGAGTTGTAATGGAAAAGTTTTTTTACTTGCTGGTCTTTCTATTGGTGCACAAATTGTTGTAGAAGTATTATCAAGGGAATTTTCTATTGCTGAGAATGCTGTCATTGAAAGTGCATTAGTCTATCCAATTAAATCTACAACAGCCTTAACTGTGCCAATGTTTAATTTATGCTATGGACTAATAAAAAGAAGATGGTTTGCAAAGTTACAGGCCAAATCGCTCAAAATACCAGATGATTTGTTTGATGAGTATTTTAAGGATAGCCTAAAAATATCCAAGGAATCGTTAATTAACATAAGCTTAAGTAATGGAAACTATTCAATCCCTTCAACTGCATGCAATATAAAATCTAAAACATTAATAATAGTTGGAGAAAAAGAGTTGTCTATAATGAAAAAATCTGCTTCTTTACTTCATGATACTATAAAGGGCAGTAGTTTGAAAGTGATTGAAAAAGCTGGACATGGTGAGTTTAGCTTGGTTCAGACAGATAAATACATTAGTTTGCTGCGGCAATTTTGA
- a CDS encoding stalk domain-containing protein — translation MKKFIAGLLIGCIISFGIAYAEDIINVQKASFAVWINGKQFETDKPIITVDNTAYVPVKDFTDYIDAKTTWNSESKRVEILQVPYFSENSVLTDKIEIQIVPGNRSCKSLEANKDLVRFGLKFKNVDSTPISIDFSKDFKLRDSQYKIVNCISNETLTIEPGQTKFIEVSFEVEIKDISDYLNFIYKPSIREYSIPVCFEADSVP, via the coding sequence ATGAAGAAATTTATTGCAGGTTTACTGATAGGGTGTATTATATCATTTGGTATTGCTTATGCAGAGGATATAATAAACGTTCAGAAGGCATCGTTTGCTGTTTGGATAAATGGAAAACAATTTGAAACCGATAAACCTATTATAACTGTTGACAATACAGCTTATGTTCCTGTCAAAGACTTTACGGATTATATTGATGCTAAAACAACTTGGAATTCTGAAAGTAAAAGAGTTGAGATATTGCAGGTGCCATATTTTAGCGAAAACTCGGTATTAACAGACAAAATTGAAATCCAAATTGTTCCTGGCAATCGTTCGTGTAAAAGTTTGGAGGCCAATAAAGATTTGGTGAGATTTGGTTTAAAATTTAAAAATGTTGACTCTACACCGATTAGTATAGATTTTTCGAAGGACTTTAAATTAAGGGATAGCCAATATAAAATTGTTAACTGCATTTCTAATGAAACACTGACTATTGAACCTGGTCAAACAAAGTTTATTGAGGTGTCATTTGAAGTTGAAATTAAGGATATAAGTGACTACCTCAATTTTATTTATAAGCCTTCAATAAGGGAATATTCTATTCCAGTTTGTTTTGAGGCAGATAGTGTACCGTAA
- a CDS encoding dockerin type I domain-containing protein, giving the protein MKKRNTFFNTGRKIIGVLISALITTSVITTPIWAENFEIGDVNQDNKVNSIDMATLRGYLIGMEGFSLIGERKYEADVNGDDSINSIDLAYIRQLLLGNITKLPKATNLPDQTQTPIVTPTQTRTPKPPIGTPTSPPPATPTSAQTYTPPAQTYTPVKTPAPTPNYILPEPSQHPDKLGTKVYSDVNNLETSYLNTSVSFKVFLFDSSNNPLAGKTVSWNWDPNLGEEPEKKESAVTDSSGAAVFTITQNFDENIDYKWWKRFINLYFDGDEEYNASVYQKLVIVSNNGLPSGQPKPLPSPTLDPDKSNTNINVSQDEKASFGSFTQTSTFSVKLVNDNGEPIAGKTVKWVDHGYIAALTRIVDSAVTDSNGVAVFSFSQTMPEDWPFNGYMDVYINLCYEGDDTYNPSVYYTKITALYRYQRN; this is encoded by the coding sequence ATGAAAAAGCGCAATACATTTTTTAATACCGGAAGAAAAATTATTGGGGTTTTGATTTCTGCCCTAATTACAACTTCGGTTATAACCACACCTATTTGGGCTGAGAATTTTGAAATTGGAGATGTAAATCAGGATAATAAAGTAAACTCTATCGATATGGCAACCTTAAGAGGGTATTTGATAGGTATGGAAGGTTTTTCATTGATTGGTGAGCGAAAATATGAAGCTGATGTTAATGGAGATGATTCAATTAACTCTATAGATTTAGCTTATATTAGGCAACTTCTTTTGGGTAATATCACCAAATTACCCAAAGCAACTAATTTGCCAGATCAGACACAAACACCAATAGTAACACCTACACAAACAAGAACACCTAAACCACCGATAGGGACACCTACATCCCCTCCACCAGCAACACCTACATCAGCTCAAACATATACACCACCAGCTCAAACATATACACCAGTCAAAACTCCAGCACCAACACCAAATTACATATTGCCAGAACCTTCACAACATCCTGATAAATTGGGAACGAAAGTTTATAGTGACGTTAATAATTTAGAAACATCTTATTTAAATACTTCAGTATCATTTAAAGTATTCCTTTTTGACAGTTCGAATAATCCATTAGCTGGGAAAACCGTCAGTTGGAATTGGGACCCAAATTTGGGTGAGGAACCTGAAAAGAAAGAAAGTGCTGTGACTGATTCAAGCGGAGCTGCAGTTTTTACAATAACTCAAAATTTTGATGAGAATATCGATTATAAATGGTGGAAAAGATTTATAAATCTTTATTTTGATGGAGATGAGGAGTATAATGCTTCAGTTTATCAAAAATTGGTGATAGTTTCAAACAACGGTTTACCTAGTGGTCAGCCCAAACCATTACCCTCACCTACCCTAGATCCTGATAAATCGAATACAAACATTAATGTTTCTCAAGATGAAAAAGCTTCATTTGGTAGCTTTACACAAACATCTACGTTTTCTGTAAAGCTTGTTAACGATAATGGAGAACCAATTGCAGGAAAGACAGTAAAATGGGTAGATCATGGATATATAGCAGCTCTTACTCGTATAGTAGATTCTGCTGTTACCGATTCAAATGGTGTTGCAGTTTTTTCATTTAGCCAAACTATGCCTGAAGATTGGCCATTTAATGGGTACATGGACGTTTATATAAACCTTTGTTATGAAGGAGATGACACATACAATCCATCTGTATATTATACAAAGATAACTGCTTTATATCGATATCAACGTAATTAA
- a CDS encoding WG repeat-containing protein translates to MKRKSKKQLKQSLFTASLIISTLAFNACLSFGETITPTLSTTPSSQESFENINKVVLEIGSSKMSVFKLCEKTPEFKDIDSSPKIVPLIKDGRTLLPLRSIVETFGGNVSWNSNDNCTQININNKELLFYPGKKNFKINGESKELLVSPEIINGRTYLPLRDFSENTGFVVNWKPADKQNPTSKVEIVKPFTGLYPACSNDSDGVKWGFIDSTGAFIITPEYNEISEFNLYGIAAVKTDDGISFIDSKGNLLAKPVLSNNSYYYGVFYDVANGNNFIINGSNNINYVYSPDGNLILETKMNIQSIYDKLISFSDFIEDEYLYGFIDFNGNIIVSAKYSYVSSTENGVYYGSSGYENGNVETYFNRYGDIIPAPKTSSNSYELDYSDGMANYQDPKTKLYGYKNTSGEIVIKPQFTSADSFIDGFAYATVETGQYSEKGIIINKKGNVVFECDGYDYYTNLGNGLFTSGRIEKSIIDAKTGKSFPSPIFDVEKLNENIICVSEMDKTYFIDSNMSKINTLPTFEGMGNAWINGDILKVSTNKVAGYFKKDGSAIWTRPESILNLGNGIKLHYKVRTYGVNDWSYLSSNPVIEGISDKKVEEKINSKLKEMFPTENLVNTGEFDGETYWETTDVSITDDTSILNNNILVIGKDTYIYSGGAHGYGATEYIHINLKTGYIFTLDDLLKKDSGFEEFVSGYLSKRTGFEEGRFSFEDFDKTSSFKLNKDYLELAFPNFNYSYNDIYKIPYSKIMSFIDTNSVLWNSFDKNTDSILVDDGINQEEVTNLITKYENKFVEAVNSNNFDVLKDVLIPNSSLYESQKALIPELNKKGIKEKLNTFKIEEIIYDENNQIKVTVSENIGISTNGGAFKAKDYLWSYKIARNKDGDLKMYYIENANK, encoded by the coding sequence ATGAAGAGAAAGTCTAAAAAACAGTTGAAACAATCGCTATTTACCGCAAGTTTAATTATTAGCACATTGGCTTTTAATGCTTGTTTAAGTTTCGGAGAAACTATAACTCCGACGTTATCTACAACACCTTCTTCGCAGGAATCTTTTGAAAATATTAATAAAGTAGTCTTAGAAATTGGAAGCTCAAAAATGTCTGTATTTAAATTGTGTGAGAAAACACCTGAATTTAAAGATATAGATAGTTCTCCAAAAATTGTTCCGCTTATAAAGGACGGAAGAACCTTACTGCCGCTTCGTTCAATTGTTGAAACATTTGGTGGTAATGTTTCCTGGAATTCTAATGACAACTGTACACAAATTAATATTAATAATAAGGAACTTCTTTTTTACCCCGGTAAGAAAAATTTTAAAATAAATGGCGAATCGAAGGAGCTCCTTGTTTCACCGGAAATCATAAATGGTCGGACTTATTTACCACTAAGAGACTTTTCAGAAAATACAGGATTCGTTGTTAATTGGAAGCCAGCAGATAAGCAAAATCCAACTTCCAAGGTAGAGATTGTAAAACCTTTTACAGGTCTTTACCCAGCTTGTAGTAACGATTCTGATGGAGTTAAATGGGGTTTTATTGACAGCACGGGAGCATTTATAATAACCCCTGAATATAATGAAATATCTGAGTTTAATTTATATGGAATTGCAGCAGTAAAAACAGATGATGGGATTTCCTTTATTGATTCAAAGGGAAACCTATTGGCAAAGCCGGTATTATCCAATAATTCATATTATTATGGTGTGTTTTACGACGTAGCTAATGGAAATAACTTTATTATTAATGGCAGCAATAATATAAATTATGTTTATAGCCCGGATGGAAACCTGATTCTTGAAACGAAAATGAACATACAAAGTATATATGACAAACTAATTTCATTTAGTGATTTTATTGAAGATGAATACTTATATGGGTTTATAGATTTCAATGGAAATATTATTGTCAGTGCCAAATACAGTTATGTTAGTTCCACTGAAAATGGAGTTTATTATGGCAGCTCCGGATATGAAAACGGAAATGTCGAAACTTATTTTAACAGATATGGGGATATCATTCCTGCTCCGAAAACCAGCTCAAATTCATACGAACTGGATTATTCCGATGGAATGGCAAATTATCAGGATCCCAAAACAAAATTATATGGGTATAAAAACACTTCCGGTGAAATAGTAATTAAACCCCAATTTACATCTGCAGATAGCTTTATTGATGGCTTTGCTTATGCGACAGTTGAAACCGGCCAATATTCTGAAAAAGGCATAATCATAAATAAAAAAGGCAATGTAGTTTTTGAATGCGATGGATACGATTATTATACCAATTTAGGCAATGGATTGTTTACAAGTGGTAGAATAGAAAAGAGTATTATAGATGCAAAAACCGGAAAAAGTTTTCCCTCCCCTATTTTTGATGTTGAGAAACTGAATGAAAATATTATATGCGTTTCAGAAATGGATAAAACATACTTTATAGATAGTAATATGAGCAAAATTAACACATTGCCTACTTTTGAAGGAATGGGCAATGCCTGGATCAATGGGGATATTTTAAAAGTATCTACAAATAAAGTTGCAGGTTATTTTAAAAAGGACGGAAGTGCAATTTGGACTCGTCCGGAATCAATTTTGAATCTTGGAAATGGAATAAAACTTCATTACAAAGTAAGAACTTATGGTGTAAATGATTGGTCATATTTAAGTAGTAACCCTGTTATAGAAGGAATTAGTGACAAAAAGGTGGAGGAAAAAATAAATTCCAAGCTGAAAGAAATGTTCCCCACAGAAAATTTGGTAAACACTGGTGAGTTTGACGGAGAAACATATTGGGAAACCACAGATGTGTCAATAACAGATGACACATCAATTCTGAATAATAATATCCTTGTTATTGGAAAAGATACATATATATATAGCGGCGGCGCACATGGTTATGGTGCAACTGAGTATATACATATAAATTTAAAGACAGGGTATATATTTACTTTAGATGATTTATTGAAAAAGGACTCCGGCTTTGAAGAATTCGTTTCTGGTTATTTGTCAAAGAGGACAGGTTTTGAAGAAGGTAGGTTTTCGTTTGAGGACTTTGATAAAACCTCTAGTTTTAAATTAAATAAGGACTATTTGGAGCTTGCATTTCCAAATTTCAATTATTCTTATAATGATATATATAAAATTCCTTATAGTAAGATTATGAGCTTTATAGATACAAATAGCGTTTTGTGGAACAGCTTTGACAAGAACACAGACAGTATTTTGGTTGACGATGGAATTAACCAAGAAGAGGTCACGAACTTGATAACTAAATATGAAAATAAGTTTGTCGAAGCAGTAAATAGTAATAATTTTGATGTATTAAAAGATGTTCTTATACCAAACAGCAGTTTGTATGAATCACAAAAGGCCCTCATTCCTGAATTAAATAAGAAGGGCATAAAGGAAAAGCTTAATACGTTCAAAATCGAAGAGATCATATATGATGAAAATAATCAGATTAAAGTTACTGTAAGTGAAAACATTGGTATTTCAACGAATGGTGGTGCCTTTAAAGCTAAGGATTATTTATGGTCATATAAAATAGCTAGAAATAAGGACGGAGATTTAAAGATGTATTATATTGAAAATGCTAACAAATAA
- a CDS encoding phytoene desaturase family protein, whose product MRKKVIIVGAGPGGLTAGMLLSNNGFDVQIFEKNSYIGGRNGSIKMGDYTFDIGPTFLMLPEVLRDVFRFTGRKLEDYVEIKEIDPFYRLRFKGKVDFYPTKDRDSMREQIEKLFPGDAKGYDSFIEKEKYKFDRLFNCLKIPYDSILHLARPTFIKAIPKFDLGNTLYGKLSSYFKHKDLRIALTFQSKYLGMSPWECPAAFTILSYIEHSRGIFHTIGGLNKISEAMGHIVQEDGGSIHLSTPVKEVIVENGTAKGVILENGEKVMSDYVIINADFAHAMTSIVKGEHRKKYTDQDLASRDYSCSTFMLYLGVNKKYDIPHHNIIFADDYEINVKEIANKKIISVDHSLYIQNASAIDPTLAPEGKSAIYVLVPVPNNSSKIDWEAEKDKFRRMVLDKIKEKTELKDIEEHIEVEKIITPLDWEKDYGVYRGATFNLSHKLSQMLCFRPHNKFEEFKNCYLVGGGTHPGSGLPTIYESGRISANMIIQDGKLGLGYNYKDIFEEKYGKS is encoded by the coding sequence TTGAGGAAAAAAGTTATAATTGTTGGGGCTGGCCCTGGTGGACTAACTGCAGGAATGTTACTTTCAAATAATGGGTTTGATGTTCAAATATTTGAGAAGAATAGCTATATTGGTGGAAGAAACGGCAGTATAAAAATGGGGGATTATACCTTTGATATTGGACCGACTTTTTTAATGCTTCCAGAAGTTTTACGGGATGTATTTCGTTTTACCGGAAGAAAACTTGAAGATTATGTTGAGATAAAAGAGATTGATCCTTTTTACAGATTGAGGTTTAAAGGAAAAGTTGATTTTTATCCTACCAAGGATAGAGATTCGATGAGAGAACAGATTGAAAAACTGTTTCCAGGGGATGCAAAGGGGTATGACTCTTTCATTGAAAAGGAAAAGTACAAGTTTGACAGACTTTTTAATTGCTTGAAGATTCCATATGACAGTATACTTCATCTGGCAAGACCTACTTTTATAAAAGCCATACCAAAGTTTGACCTGGGCAACACTTTATATGGAAAACTTTCAAGCTATTTTAAACATAAGGATTTAAGAATTGCCCTGACATTTCAGTCTAAATACCTTGGAATGTCACCGTGGGAATGTCCTGCTGCTTTTACCATTCTTTCATATATCGAACACAGCCGTGGGATATTTCATACTATCGGTGGTTTGAACAAAATTTCCGAAGCCATGGGGCATATTGTTCAGGAAGATGGCGGAAGTATTCATTTATCAACTCCTGTCAAGGAAGTAATAGTGGAAAACGGAACGGCTAAAGGTGTGATCCTTGAAAACGGCGAAAAGGTTATGTCGGACTATGTAATTATAAATGCAGACTTTGCCCACGCAATGACAAGTATTGTTAAAGGAGAGCACCGAAAAAAGTATACAGATCAAGATTTAGCGTCTCGCGATTATTCCTGTTCTACCTTCATGCTTTATCTTGGAGTCAATAAAAAATATGATATACCACATCATAATATTATATTTGCAGATGATTATGAAATTAATGTAAAAGAAATTGCAAATAAAAAGATTATTTCCGTTGATCATTCATTGTACATTCAAAATGCGTCAGCTATTGATCCTACGCTTGCACCGGAAGGGAAATCGGCAATATATGTTTTGGTACCTGTGCCAAACAACTCCAGCAAAATAGATTGGGAAGCGGAAAAGGACAAATTTAGGAGAATGGTACTTGATAAAATTAAGGAGAAGACTGAACTTAAAGATATCGAAGAGCACATAGAGGTAGAAAAGATCATCACTCCATTGGATTGGGAGAAGGATTACGGAGTTTATAGGGGTGCTACCTTTAATTTGAGCCATAAGTTAAGTCAGATGCTTTGTTTCAGACCTCATAATAAATTTGAGGAATTTAAAAACTGCTACCTGGTTGGAGGGGGTACACATCCTGGAAGTGGACTACCAACTATTTATGAATCCGGTCGTATATCAGCTAATATGATAATCCAAGATGGAAAGCTTGGTTTGGGTTACAATTATAAAGACATATTTGAAGAAAAGTATGGTAAGAGTTGA
- a CDS encoding ABC transporter ATP-binding protein: MGAIKVKNITKYYGRVCALDNISIKIEPDKIYGLLGRNGAGKSTLLNLMTNRLFPTEGEITVDGKSVVENDKAIEQIYYMTEQDLYPGNMKVKDIFYWTKEFYPTFDIEYATVLCKKFELAPDKKLRELSTGYKSIAKLITAMASNSRIIIFDEPVLGLDANHRDLFYKELLSNYMEDPKTIILSTHIIEEISNILERVIIINDRKIAIDDSTENLLKSAYCVSGASAEIDKYIAEKNCINIDNMASFKSATILGKMTDNDKENVKKLNLEITKVELQKLFIHLTGAGGKK, encoded by the coding sequence ATGGGTGCAATTAAGGTAAAAAATATTACAAAGTATTATGGAAGGGTTTGCGCTTTAGACAATATATCAATCAAAATAGAACCTGATAAAATATATGGTTTGCTTGGCAGAAACGGTGCAGGAAAAAGCACTCTTCTAAACCTTATGACAAACCGCCTGTTTCCTACTGAAGGAGAAATAACTGTTGACGGGAAAAGTGTAGTAGAGAATGATAAAGCCATAGAGCAAATATATTATATGACGGAGCAAGACCTTTATCCCGGAAATATGAAGGTGAAAGACATTTTCTACTGGACAAAAGAGTTTTATCCGACTTTTGATATAGAGTATGCAACAGTTCTATGTAAAAAGTTTGAACTTGCTCCGGATAAAAAATTGAGGGAGCTCTCAACCGGCTATAAATCTATAGCTAAGTTGATTACTGCTATGGCATCAAACTCAAGGATTATAATATTTGATGAACCGGTTTTAGGACTTGATGCAAATCATAGAGATTTATTCTACAAAGAATTGCTGTCAAATTACATGGAAGACCCAAAAACAATCATACTCTCTACTCACATTATTGAGGAAATTTCGAATATATTGGAGAGGGTAATAATTATAAACGACAGAAAAATTGCAATTGATGACAGTACTGAAAACTTGCTGAAATCTGCCTATTGCGTGTCTGGAGCCTCAGCGGAAATTGATAAATACATTGCAGAGAAAAACTGTATAAATATTGATAACATGGCTTCATTTAAATCAGCAACTATACTTGGAAAAATGACGGACAACGATAAGGAAAATGTCAAAAAATTAAATCTTGAGATTACTAAAGTGGAATTACAGAAACTGTTTATACATTTAACAGGTGCAGGGGGGAAAAAGTAA
- a CDS encoding GntR family transcriptional regulator produces MNLDFNSEIPIYLQLAQAVEDNIIKGVFQEESQIPSTTEVSINYKINPATVAKGFNILVDGEIIYKKRGIGMFVCKGAKEKLLEKRRKNFYDNYVESLIAEAKKLDIGIDEINKMLERSKQ; encoded by the coding sequence TTGAACTTGGATTTTAACAGTGAGATTCCGATATATCTTCAATTGGCCCAGGCAGTTGAGGATAACATTATAAAAGGTGTATTTCAAGAGGAATCGCAGATACCATCTACTACAGAAGTATCTATTAACTATAAAATTAATCCTGCTACGGTAGCAAAGGGATTTAATATACTTGTAGATGGTGAAATAATTTATAAAAAGCGAGGAATAGGCATGTTTGTGTGTAAAGGAGCTAAGGAAAAGCTTTTGGAGAAACGCAGGAAAAACTTTTATGATAACTACGTGGAAAGCCTTATAGCAGAAGCAAAAAAGCTTGATATAGGAATAGATGAAATAAATAAAATGTTGGAGAGGAGTAAACAATAA